CAGCTCTTTGGGAAttaacatttccttttcttttactgtgtgatgatttttttttattttatttatttttttttttttccttcgtgtgtgtgtgtgtgtgtgtgtgtctgtgtcccgatcaggggaaaaaaaaacaaacataatgcTAGAAATTAATTTGAGTTTTAAAGATTATAGAGTAACAACTAATCAGACTTAGAGAATTAGATCTATGAAAGTTTGGCTTAACATCTTAAGGCAGCCGGGTCCTggtttcacagttttgttttgctgtaatatTATATCAccattttgcatttattttaatcaacaTATTTGAGAGATGCTTTGAGAATTTTAATTCAGCAGTCAGGTCATCTATTTGTtaagatttaatttatttggtcTGAAAGTGTGATCGCTTGTAGAgaattttcacacttttttgcCTTAGAGACCTTTCTGCTCTTGTATTTTGACACAGTAAATTGCATGTTGCTAAAAATGGGGAATTCAAGATCAATGCACAGCTTGGACACCACACAACGCACACAACAGGggttcttgtgtttactcaagAATAAAATATCAGTTTATGTTTTAATAAACCTAACAGCACGGACACTTGGACCGTGGCAATATAAAGTACAAAACCTGGGATGAAAAGCATAGGAAGAGTTGTGTACATTCATTTTAACTATCCTATATTGTGCAATATTGCCTTTGTTTAAACTATGTAAAAGTTAGCGGTGATGTAGTTTTCTAATGTGCATGGGCGTTCTTTTTGTCATATACATTTTTACCAACATGGTGGTGAAAATATCGAGTTATGGGAGATTTTGATTTGGAGAATGCTTTTGCACTATAGCACCTTTCCCACAAGATACATTTAggtaaataattcaaataatgGTATACAGCTTAATGTATACAACGCAtgttttgtatatatatatttttttgtttgtttgtttgtttgggttttttttttttttttttttttttttttggggattttgttatgttgttgtttttttttttttttgtttgtttgtttgttttttctggtatGGGAAAGATTCAATTGAAAGACTGCCAGTCATGAGATTTACATGATATTTGATGACTATTTTAAGtattttacacagaaaataCTCTTCATCCTTTATTTAAGGTCCCAGCTGGAGTATTTTAAAGGATACCCAGAAGGCCTCAGCAATGCCCCGTTGATTAAGACAATCAGCTCGCGTAATTTAAGGCGACGTCACAAATGTCAAATGCCAGTTCTTTTGGTGAGCACTGCAAGTCAATGGTCagtacacaaaaaaacattgtatgGACTGCTGATGAAGTAAATATattaggttttgttttgcagtcattgcaaatctgtttctttgtttcttttctttttcgtttgacccattttattttagtttcattttgacAGCTATTAGTATTATGATAGTGCTACTAAATTTCTCAGGAAACCAGCTAGTACTCACTTCTTCTTTGAGTTAATTGCCTGTTTTTTATTAcgcctatttttatttatttaaacagttGTGATAACATTTTTATATGCATTTCTATACATTACTTTCTAGTTTGGTGTATTTAATATTGACTGCCGGTTTgaagcaaaatgtgttttgtgatttttaaagaaGCCACTTGGTTAAACTTTGAGTTTTTGTCAATCACCATGTATTAACTGAGCTGTGTTACATCAGAATTGTTGTTGTGATTAGTGCAGATGAAGTGTGTTTGAGCGTGTGTATGTAGGTTAATGGGACTTCTTCCCCTTCCCTTGATGTTCATCCATGTTCTTTGTCCTCTTAAAATTATCAACATGGGTACAAATTCACTGTCGGCGTCCCCCAACTCAAATCCAGCCATTATAGTTGATGTGCAAATTAGGTTTTGTGTTGTactttttgttagttttattttccttttaccAAAAGTTTCTCATTAAAACATCGATGCAACAGTATTGACATGAATGATGGGACAATGAGCGACTCTTCGGTTTGAATGTTGTACACCATCCAGTAGGGTGAAGTCAAATAAAGTTGGTTGGCCATTGTTTCTGCTCAGCTTCTGCTTGGATGTTGGCTGTAGTTCCAATGATGGatcagaagatttttttttaagcgtgCTAATCAGCCCCAAGCAAATGTGTTCATATTCTATCAGGGAAggctttttaaatgttgaaattctaaacatctttattttgaacatataaacaacaaacagaagaaaagcatTTGCAGCAAAACAAGTGTAAAGCCactaaattagaaaaataaactaTCATAAATATTATAAGCAATAATATCGAACAATTtacaaaacatacaacaaagAACAAGCAAAGCTGCATTAAACAGTTCTGGGTTTACATGTCCAAAAAGGAGTGGGCTGAAGTAAAAACTGCTAAAATCTATATAAATTCACTATGTAGCTtctttacatatatacattatataattTAATGAAACCGAATCTAATTCATAAATCAATCATCTAAGTCTATATTTCCCCTGAAGCATCCAGGTTTGCAATATTTGTGAAGAACTCTTTTCGTAGCAATGACAGcgaaaaatcaaaatcaaaatcaaaaatcacaTTTCGTCTGTCGCTCCTGAAAATCTCTCTGCGGAACTAGGAACCTTTATCACGCCGGAAAACAGACCGTACACGGACGGATTTCTCTGACGAACCGACTCACGGACGCAAGATTTGAAATGGTAAAGTTTACAGAAGGTTGTtgttaaaaatgtgatgaacTAAACAATCAAATGAATGACGGATTAATAACGTAATTATCATTAAACCCAGTTAAAACAGCTGTTAGCCAGTTAGCTTGTGTAGCGTCTTTGTATGTTCCTGTTTGGTTATTCCGGGCAGAATGCTAAGCTACATAGCTAGCATGACTGAATGACTCGGACTGGAGGCtttgtgaaaaattaaatattttaaggttgtcattgcttttatttttcccttgtctgttttaatttttcaggcTGTTACCCTTCATACAGACGtgggagaaataaaaattgaattGTTCTGTGAGCGCACACCGAAAGCATGTGAGGTTTGTCTCATgtttatttcagatttcagcGTAAAAAACACGGCTGCTCTTCACATCACTAGTTAACTGTAAACTCATTCAGTCTGCACACAAATGCTGGCATTTAAATCCTACTTGTGATATATTTCATCAGTTCATACATGTGGGCTTCTTCTGTAACTGTAATTCAGTGATGTGCATTTGTTAAAAtggaagacaaataaaaatccagCTATGTTTTCTTTGATGAGCTCACATCTGTCATTATCTTTACAGAACTTTCTCGCTTTGTGTGCGAGTGGCTTCTACAATGGTTGCATCttccacagaaatattaaaGGCTTCATGGTTCAAACTGGAGATCCAACTGGTACGGACGGCTCTCGTTACCTGACCGACACCAGAAATGTCAGAGTTCACATCCTCGCTCTTTTGGATTTCATATGTGATATTTTACTCAATCCCGCAGGCACAGGCAAAGGAGGGACAAGTATTTGGGGTCGCAAATTCGAAGATGAGTTCAGTGAGCACTTGAAAGTGAGAACATACTCTGGATAGTTTTAccacaatgtgtttttattcgTGACTCAAGAGTTCAGCATTGTGACTGTTGTGTTCTGTTAATTTCAGCACAATGTGAGAGGAGTGGTCTCCATGGCCAATAATGGCCCCAACACAAACGGCTCCCAGTTCTTCTTCACATATGCCAAACAGCCTCATCTGGACATGAAGTACACAGTGTTTGGAAAGTATGTAATCTGTAAAGCAGTTAATGAGGGTATATTTATACGAGATCAAAGCTGTGATGCAGTGAAAATAGACCagtaatttattatttacatgttCTTTATTTAATACATGAAATATAGATGAAGGGAATCCGCAGTCTCTGCTCATCTCCcattcattttagttttaactATCGTATCACTCTCTTCAACATGTAGGATCATTGATGGCCTGGAAACACTGGATGAACTGGAGAAACTGCCTGTCAATGAGAAGACGTTCCGACCGCTGACGGAAACCCGGATTAAGGACGTGACCATCCATGCTAATCCTTTTGCTTTGTAGCcaactctgttttgtttttttatttgcaaaatgtACAATACCTTGCCAAAGTTCGACTGAACCTGGGAAATGTTAATTTGTATAAACAAACAGTTTCCCAATAGGTGTgacatttaatgtaaatgtcatAGTGTTATACATCTTAGTCACATCATGTCTCTGAGAACCTCAGTGCAAAAGCAATggttccaattttttttttacagttactTATGTGACACCAacagttttaaataaattgctgtttttatctCAGATAAAGtcaacaaagagctgcagatcGTTCACGGAAACATTtctgggtgtttgttttttctcaatagacaatgtaaatacatttccaaacttttgttctaaataaaactttttttattattattattatttttaactgaaCTCATTCTCTGGAGCCTGATTCAGATCACCTGTAGgagcacagacaaacaaacagagcagtgtcattttgtttgaGGGCCTGGTTAAAATTTACACATCAACTCCAACGCCAGCAGCGGTCTCGTCAAATGACGTCATCAGCAGGGGACGAGACCAACCGGGTTCGTCCGAACTGCGCAGAAATGGCCTCAGAAGACGCGTTCAAAGTGAGTCTTCCCACGAAATTCCGCTTTTGTGCTCCCCCTTCGCAGGCAGTTTGAGCGGAGCCGTGTCTCTGTCCGTGTTTGCAGGCGTTCTCCCTGCGGGGGAAGGTGGCTCTGGTGACCGGGGCCAGCTCCGGCATCGGCGCAGGAACCAGCGTGCTGTTCGCCAAACTGGGAGCCCGTTTGGCTCTGAACGGCCGAGACCTGGACAACCTGAGCAAAGTGTCCAAAGAGTGCCGAGACTCCGGAGCCGCCGAGGTATCCTCATGCATCACCGTTACAGACTATTCACCCGACAAAATACTCAAAACACagcggacacacacagacaggctgtCGATAGTAAAGAGGCcgcaatgcattgtgggatgaACACAAAACGTGTTAGTCTGCTTTGGAAGGACTGAATCAGAAATTAAATCTGAGCTGTAACAGCCTGAATGAAGATAAATCagatacactttttttttttaaatatagttACAGCTGCTCCAGAATAGAAAGAGAAATATTACCACAACTTTGTGGacagaatgtaaaaataaaataaacgaTAACGTTTAAAGGAAAATATGTCAGTAAAGTGAGCTTGTGAGATTAAGTGGAAATATGAAACTGTACATTTCAGTATTagattatgtttattatttattatgatcAGAGGGTAGAGTCATAGAGATAAATATTGAGAAAATCCTTCTTGATGCCACAGTgtaatggctgtgtgtgtgcatcaacTGTGCAGCCTTTGCTTGTTCCTGGAGACCTGACTGATGAAGAGACGGTGAAGAGGACGGTGGAGAAGACCATCGCTCACTTCGGCCGGCTGGACATCCTCGTCAACAGCGCCGGCATCCTGGCCATGGGCAGCATCGAGACCACAGACCTCGCCCAGTATGACAAGGTCATGAACATCAACGTGAGGTAGGAAAGGCCTGACGTGGTATCGTCATGGAGACAAGAGTGCACAGCAGCAGGGATATATCAAATTTGTACGAACCTAATCGAATGcgactgtttttgtgtgtgcatttaatGCCTGTAGACTATTTTTCAATTGAACTGGGAGATTTTAGCACATGTGCAATTGGACCTTTGTGTTAAAACGGTCTCCGGTCACACACGCCATTCTCTGTAGAACCCATCAGCCATAAAATTATGTGAATAACACTGATTCTAACATCACTTGCTCTTGTTTCATATTTCAGATCTGTTTATCATCTGACTCAACTTTGTGTGCCGCACTTGATCAAGACCAAAGGCTGCATCGTCAACGTGTCCAGCGTCAATGGACAGAGATCAGTGAGTATTATGCAGCTGGCCAGCAGTTTCCAACTGCAGCACTTCGAAGTGTCTCTGAGAACTAACGTTCTTCTCTCTGTAGTTCCCTGGAGTTCTGGCCTATTGCATGTCCAAGTCTGCCATCGACCAGTTCACGTGCTGTGTGGCACTTGGTGAGTTGAGGCATTTTAGGCATGTTCACCATTGTAAGTTCACAAGAGCgcagaaaaaaacatgacagattttttaaattattattattattattgttatttcagaGCTGGCAGCAAAGCAAGTCAGAGTGAACTCAGTCTGGTATTGAACGtcttatttttgctttttagttCAGATGGCATTTGTAATGTAGATTTACCTGGAATCAGCTTTGTCTGAAGAAGTGCTTGTCTCCTCAGCCCGGGTGTGATCATCACAGAAGTCCACAAGAGAGGAGGGCTGGATGAGGAGCAGTACGCTCAGGTAAGGCAGGTCATCCAACCTAATTGGACTAACTGGGCTTTGCCCTCATTGGTTCTTCTTCAGGCTGTAAGCAAATAAAACTAAAGAACTTGTAGAGCTAAAAATGTTTACGTGTGCTTTTTCATTACAAGTTTCTTGCCAAGTGTAAGACGACCCACGCCCTCGGCCGACCAGGTGTGGTGGAGGAAGTGGCCCACAGCATCGCCTTCCTGGCGTCTGACGCCGCCAGCTTCATCACTGGAGTCAACCTGCCCATTGATGGAGGACGTCACGCCATGTGCCCGAGATGAGAGCAGCTGTTTTATCACACCCCAGTCTGTCAATATAGAGCTTTCAAAGTCTCCATCtggctgtgtgctgttttttttttacccattgtGGCTCCAGGTGAGTCGCCTCATTTTTCCACAGAAATTAAACTCAGGAGAGAAGTTCCAGGGACACAAAGAACACATAACTTCAAGGACACAATTTTTCTCCCATGTTTACAGTGGTAGTAGCTGTCAGGACTTGACAGCTTCCAGGTGTGAAATGTAGAGAAGGAAGCTGAAATGCACTCCCACAAGCAGGCagtttaaatgcattttattatCTGGGTTTGCTATGAAGTTTACTTTGATGaataagaagaaagaaagctgCTTATCAACAaaaggttttagacatttattGAATTAGCTGTTTAGTCATTAGACTTCATTCACACAGCACAAAATGTCTGCACAGACCAAACACTGCAAGCTTGTGTGCTGTGGTAGTTTAATGTTGTCTATTGTGAGAAATCCTCTGAGTTTGTAGATTGGCAGGACCAACCTTCACTGCTGCACATTTTAGTGACAAATGCATGAACAGTAATTAAAAATGCTGGTGACGTCCTAAAAGACAGCGGATTGTGAGACATGACaatgttatataaaaaaaaaacaaaaaaaaaacaaccaaattcagactgaaaaatatttaaagctcCAAATGAGGCCTGGATTGAACTGTAAAGCTTGTgagaatttaaatatttaaatagaaTCCACCGTAGATAAGAGTTGCATAattatacattttgaaaaataaaaaaatcttaactTATAGTGTCAGACTCGTACAAAGaatattgaaaatgttaaaatgctaCCTTGAAAAATAGAATTTAATGAATTTGGCCTGCATGTTAACaatcttcccttttttttgtgaagCACTGACGAGGGTTTTATCATTCGAGTGTCGACTGTTGCAGCACCAGCTGTCACCTCCGCGTCACGCCGGGTCACACCGGGGCGAACGACTCCAGGTGCAGTACGAGGTAGCATCTGGACACACTTTTCTCTGCTAACGCTACGCACAGTGGAAAGTACCACACAGCAGTTGGTTGTGTGAAGATATCTGTAGAAATGTGGGCTCCCTCAGCACCGGGCAAGTTAGTAGAGGCTCAAAGAAATCTTGACCTGGCGGCAgcgtgcttgtgtgtctgaggCACGCCGTTTACCTGAATGAGTGATGTGATGTTGGTGCTGTACATGCCTACAGGCTGTGGAACAATAACTATTGCactttatattaaaatatacagtacatatacATGTATAAATAATACTCCAACATTAAAATAGGAATTGTTGCACTTGTGGGTGTAAATGTTCCATATTTCTGTACAGATCTCCGGAAAGACTTTTCACGTTCTTGCAAAAATCAGGTGTCAGACCGTGAAGAAAATATGGTACAACATGGTCTGAGAGATGACAGAAGAGACGTTACTTCCAAAACGGGCGTTCAGATCTTGTATCGCACAAACAAGTCTCTGAAGAAGGAGCTTATTATTTTCCATAGGCTGATTAGTGCCGGAAGTCTTATCTCTGCATTTCCAACGGGCCCTCTTTCTCTGGCGCCCCCTCCAGTTTCTGCAGTCCAAGCATATTTTgtagagagaaagaagagtTCTCGGCCCCTGCATGGGGCCTTATAAGAAGCACACGGGTCCAACCTCGAGGTGATAGTGTCCTCCGGGTTCCACCGTCGGTAAGTTGTACACGTCCACGATGGGGAGTAAGTTTGGGTCCTGGGTCTGGAAGATGAAGTGGGTCTGATGCCAGCGGCCATCTTTGAGCTGAAAGTGAAAGGTGTGTTACATGATGTGATGATAtgaaagaccaaaataaaaaccactttATCTGCTGACCTCCCGCCTCAACAGAGGCcaatgggattttattttattaaaaatctggattttctttttttttttttatcaacaagAATCTGCTTTTGCACAAACAAATCTCCAATTATTCTTAATAATCCACAGACCTCGGGGGGAGCTGTTTTCAACCAAAGAACAACCATCAGTAATGTGGTCTGTGGATTCTCCAGGACTGGCACCTTGAATAAAAATCCACTCACCTCTGTTCTGTTAGCTTTGGGGCACCAGCTGTCTGCATGGCTGGCAGGCACAAAACATGTTCAATTTTGGACTAAACCAAAACTAGGAGGcaattagcttagcataaatcctggcagcagctgctgcggTTTTAAAAACAGTCGACCAGCAAAGTCATGGATTCAGCTTGATCAGCCAAGAAATGATTaataacaaaactttttttttaaaacttgctGTGCATCCATTATACTAACTATACTAAGATAACTGCCGCCTTTCTTTGACAACAATTTTGAATGTTGAACGTTGTGGACCAAAGGAGTGTGTTTATGCTGGTGGCAGGACATACCCAGCAGTCATCGGTGGGTATGAGCGGCTCCAGAAGGTCTCCCGCCTGAATCTTCTCGCCGCTCCAGGCCTTGAAGCCCACGGCCCGGTCCGAAGGCTGCAGGGAAGGTCCTGCTGCCCACACAGGCGTGTTCAGACAGTGAATGGTGATGTGCTGCACGGCCTCGGTGCTCAGGAGGTGGATGAAGTTCATCTGGATACGACCCACGCCCGTCTCCAGCTGCGAGACAACGGGTTTTTATGCCAAGTTACTTTGCGGGGATGTTTATTCATATCTAACTCCGACCTGGTTCCCTCTTCACAGCGCTGACGCTACATTGTTTTGACCATTTATTTTAGATGTAACCACAATATGACTGATACATTTGGGTGCATTTAGTTTAAAACCAGATTGTTCAGAAACATTCAAACTGGGCTGTGCAAGTTTTAAtctcagaaataaaacaacttcaGTTCAATTTAGGAAGTGATAACGCTGCAGTTCTGATCAAAATTAGACCAAGTTCCATCTGGATCCAAGATTTTGCTCTTAAATACAATTGTGGGATTAatttttttacagttaattCAGGATTTGGGTCTGGCCATGATATATTGTTGAACTGAAGGGTTGAAAtataaaaccaaaagaaaagaatgaaatgatgaaGGGAAGTTTAAGCCTCTTGAGCTTTTCTTGCCAGCTGAATGTGCCTTTGATGGTGACTTGGCCAAGTCCAGCCAAGGCTAAATAGGACATCTTAAGATTCACTGCATGCTTTATCCATCCAAGTAGTGCTAGTGTTTACTGTATAGCGCCAGAAACTGAACAGCTGTGCTCATTTATTATCTTAACTTTAAGCCTCGCCACTTTGTGAGATAGCCTGTTCGAGACAACATGAGGAAAACATTCAGGATCCAGGCGCCCCAGACTGCACAGCATTGTCCAGTGAATTTATCTCTCTAAATGTTATGTGTTTAAATTCTATAGTGTGTTTGCTCCAGCCGAGGCGAGTGACTAAATAAAGACTCCTCACCTTGGATACTGTGATGGGTTTCAGGCACGTTTGTCCTCCAGCAGTGAAGTTGCACGTCACCTCAATGGTGTCGGCAGCACAGCCGAGGTTCGGGTCGATCCAGTAGGTGCCTGCGAAAGCAGAGGAGGACACGCCGCCCATCAATCAAAACAAGCAATTTTTTGTCCAGAAAAGATGGACGGGTATAAAAATGTCCTCACCGTCGTACAGCCTGTGCTCACAGTTGTAAAGGTCCCGGCAGATTCTGGCAGGATTGTAACGGGTTCCCGGAGGGTTCTTTAAACTCTGGATCAGAGTGCTGAGGTGCTGCAGCGTCTTGAAAATCTCTGTACCCTGGTCTAACATGGGCAGGTCCATGCTCTGATAACTCTGCTTTGGACATAAAAAATGGATTTACCAACTTGCTCTAAAAATTTCTCCAACACAAAAGACATTGTTTCCCTCCAGACTGACCTCTTGCTTCAATGCCGTGTGTGAATCAATGAGGACTTGAAAGGCAGCACCAAGAGCCTCATTTCTCTACCAAAGAAGACAGTGAGGGAATTAGGAAACCTCCAAAACTTCAGTTTGGACCAGTAAGTGAGTCATCTAGTAAAGTTTAGTTCAGATTGTAAAATATAGAtcggattttttttaaatcgagaGTTGTGTCttcaccccccccaaaaaaaaatccccttccACTGTCAACATAGAGAGAACATACTCACAAGTGAGAGAGCAGAACTGGGCCGACCCTGAGGACCAAAGGGAAA
The nucleotide sequence above comes from Echeneis naucrates chromosome 9, fEcheNa1.1, whole genome shotgun sequence. Encoded proteins:
- the ppil3 gene encoding peptidyl-prolyl cis-trans isomerase-like 3, translated to MAVTLHTDVGEIKIELFCERTPKACENFLALCASGFYNGCIFHRNIKGFMVQTGDPTGTGKGGTSIWGRKFEDEFSEHLKHNVRGVVSMANNGPNTNGSQFFFTYAKQPHLDMKYTVFGKIIDGLETLDELEKLPVNEKTFRPLTETRIKDVTIHANPFAL
- the LOC115048828 gene encoding uncharacterized protein LOC115048828, whose protein sequence is MTSSAGDETNRVRPNCAEMASEDAFKAFSLRGKVALVTGASSGIGAGTSVLFAKLGARLALNGRDLDNLSKVSKECRDSGAAEPLLVPGDLTDEETVKRTVEKTIAHFGRLDILVNSAGILAMGSIETTDLAQYDKVMNINVRSVYHLTQLCVPHLIKTKGCIVNVSSVNGQRSFPGVLAYCMSKSAIDQFTCCVALELAAKQVRVNSVCPGVIITEVHKRGGLDEEQYAQFLAKCKTTHALGRPGVVEEVAHSIAFLASDAASFITGVNLPIDGGRHAMCPR